A segment of the Panicum hallii strain FIL2 chromosome 1, PHallii_v3.1, whole genome shotgun sequence genome:
CATGCTCTTCGATCATGCAGTTGGAGCGAAAATATTAACGCTCGTTATCACCCTAGATGCGGTCCAGCCAGCTGCCAAGGCTTTCCTGGGAACCAAATTGCAAGTCCTGAcgcaaaacaaaagaaaaaaaatgatgaGATTTGTCAGAGCAATATATTGGCACCGGGAACACCAGAAGGATAGGCTTACACCAAGCTGAAGGTCTGGAGGCGTTCCAAGATCCACATTATGGAGATCAGGTAACCCGTAAAATGTGTTCTGGTTCCTGTCAAGGATCTCGTTCCTGCATTGGGACAGAATCGGATAGTCCAAGGGAAACAGTGCTTCGTCGTTTAAGGAATTCGGATCTTCACGACAGAGCAGAGGTTCATCTGGGTTCAGCTGAGCCCGAGATGCCCCTCCAACAGCCTGCTGCTCTTCAGCTCCAGCACACCATGCAGGGTTCACTGCATCATCCTCCAGGCTAACAATAGAAATGGTAGGCTCTCCTTCGTCCTGCAGTAGTAGCTGTATCGAGACCACAAAGTTAGAGTACTGGGCATGGTCATGAAAACAAGATTTTGGCAATGCATCAACGGGAATTGCAAGCATATAAAGCATGTCATATCTGTCATGTCAAAAAGTTTACTGTACATGTTTCCAGGATACTCACTTCTCTATCAATGAAATAGGCACAATGCCACAACCTCATGCTcgttagttcaaaaatatgtatattTCCATGATACTAATAGAAGTGATTCTCTACTTCAATAAAGTAAAAAAAAAGATTATACAAACTCTAAGTCATCTATAAAGTAAACAATTGTTTGCTGCTGATTTTGAAACATGATTATGAATTGATCTCTGCTGGATCACCAGCACTAGTTCCCTGCTGGCCTTAGTGGGAGGTAATACAAATAGCTCTGTACACATCACTTTCAATAGCAACTTCTCTTATGCCTACTTGTGCATTTTCTAAAACTGGCTTATACTGATCTAGCCATTTTTGTACATCACAATGATCCCAAAGGAAGTTGATGTGAGTTACCTGATCCTGCAGGATGAAAGCATTCTTCTCAGTTTCACATGGACTATTATTAGGATGACGTGGCTGTGGGGTATTTGTCTTTGGAGTTTTAGGACCAATCACTGAAGCAGATGCGTCGGGTTCATCATAAGCAGTTTCTGTTCCAGAAACTTCTGTACTCTTATTTGGCATTTGGTAGAAGATTTTGGAAACAACAAGATCCCCATCCTTttcatcttcctcttctccaaGGTGATACTGATGCATTACCCAGTGAGCTCTATCAGGCTTTCCACCTCTTTGCGAACTTTTGTACAGCACCATTATCTCCTTCCAACCTTTCTTAACACCATTGTCATATATGGGTTTGGATCTCCCTGTCTTGTGCCATCTCACATGGTCATCAGTAACAGTGTTATCACTGCAGCTTATGACCCTTCGACGCTTGCGCTTGCCACAATTATAGGATTTTGAAAGTCTATGGAAGAAATGAGCATTGCTACCATCTGTTTTCATACCTACAAGGTCAATAAGAACCAAATTTAGAACACGAGTacaccaaaaattcataagaaAATAGCCAAATACAAATATCAAGAAAGAGTTACCTACCAGGAAGATTTTCAGGATGTGAATAGCAGATTCCTTCATCGTTATCTATAGTTGGAATAAATTCATCAATGAGCACATGTGGCTTTGAACCTCCCAGGCCAATTTTTTCTTCTAAATGTTCAAGCAACTCCAAATCAGATGGATCAAACTTGACTCCAGCAGGCAGCCCAGGCCACAGCATGGTAACCTGCAGAATTTGAAATGCAGCAAAATCTTGCTCAGAATATGTAACATCTCCAGGTGAATTGAATGGAAAGACAAATTTCCTTTGTACCTCACCTAAATAGAACAAATGTACTTACATCACTGTTATCAATGACATGACTGCAGTTCGGACATTCCCTCCGTGCTTCTGCAATAAACTCACTTATTTTGTGATTGGCACTAGGAGCTGTGTATCTTATCTTCTTAGCAATGCCCCTACCAGTTATCAGCCATGACCTGGAACAAAAGGGACATATTTACCATATTGGTGCTGGGTCACAACACGAGTACTTGCACGAGAGAATTTGAGGACAATCAAGCTAAATAAGCTGAAATGTATGCATTTTAAGCTAGTAGTCTATGTGTAACAAAAACAATGGAGTGATTTGGTGCCCtgttcttgaaaatttaacctGGCAAGACAACTTGGTGGCTGGACTCCAGTGGCAAAGCATAGACTGAACAAATCACACATCAGGGTAGTACGGTGAACAGCTCTGTTTATCTGTTCCTTCTATCCCCAACCCCCACCCCCTATCCCCCACTCTGGACATGGCTCCAAAATTGTATCATACGAAAATATAAATGAGCCATACATCAAATAAAATCATGGTGTTCTTCTAGCTAATGCTAACCATCAGCACTACCCTGCCACGATTTGGGGCCTTCAATGCCATGCAAATGTTCAGCAATTCCTATTATTCAAAAAAAAATCCAATCCAACAGACACGCGACACGATCGAGAAATCGCAGCGCTCTAGGGCCGCCGCGCGCGGGGCGGGGAGGTGTGGAGAAGAAGGAACCGTCGCAGCACCAAGAACCCCCTCACAACCAAACCTGAGGAGCCCAAATGCACCGCGCGATCGAGACAACCACGAAGCAATAAGCAACCCCTAACGATGATGAAGTCGAGGGGAAAACAGGGAGGGAGGGGCCGGAAAAAAGGAAGGCGCAGAGGACGATTGGTACCTCGCCATGGATGCGCGCGGCCGGcctgcggaggcggaggcggaggcgggacgtcgtggcggcggcgctagtcGGCGGCGGAACGGTGCCTCCTGCCTGCCGCTCCCCTGCTTGGCCCGGTCGCGTGCGCGGTCGGATTGGCCCCCGCGCCGAGCGGTTATAAacgcctccccctccctctcacTCCTCGCAGTGGGAAGGCGGGAAAgctcgcgcggcgcggcgggaaCCGGGAAGGCGACGCGCTCGCGCTCGCGGGCCGGGAGACGCGGAGCCTGTCTGGTATGTCTTCCTCCGCCTCCCCCCCTGAAGCCGCAGCTCTCTCTGCTTCTGAGGCCCCGCGCCTGCTTTTTGCCTCGGGAACCCTGAGCGCTGCTGCCACCGCAGTAATTGGAGCGACCGTTGCAGCTTCCTTCGCCCCCTCCCTTTCCTTCCTTCGCAAGCCGCGCACGCGACCCGAGATCCGAGAGCGCTCGTTCGCCTCGCGGGGCCCATCTCCAGCTCCGCTCCGTGTCTTTTCCAAATGTACGGCCCACGGCCCACCTCCTTCGGACCGTAAGCTTGCGTACGATTGGGCCGAAATGTTCTTTTTCTTCAAAACATTGGGCTGGGCGAGACGACAGCGTCCGCGACTCGACCGCATTTGCGATCCGTCACGTGGGAAATGGTGTGTTTTTTTATTCTCCAAAGTTTCACTTTCATGCAGTGGTTTCTCACTGTTACCACAATACTAGCGTGGCGCCGGGGTTACCAAGCCCACCCGCAAGCGACGAGAAAAGCGAGTGCACTTTCGGTACGACCCGTCGCGCAGATCTGCTTTCCAGCAAGCTCCCACCAGCATCCCTTGTCCTCACCTCTGCAACTTACCCCTGGTTCATTTGATCATCAGAAACAGTGTCGAGCTAGTAGGTTTGTCTGAGGGGACGTTCATTAATATTAAGGTTACACATGGAAAGGTTGACACAGGGGAAAGGGGGCAAAAGGGATGGACGACGATCGccggccgtgccgtgccgtgccgcgcgTGGCGATGGTCGTGCGGTTGAGCGACCCGGTGGCCGGTCAACACTCTCAAGCGATTCTTAAATGTAGAAACGACCGAGCAGGTCAACACTCCAGCAGCGCACATGCGCTTAGTTCGGACCGCGGCGGACAGAGCAGCTGATGTGAGATTAGGCTAGTGGGCCTAGAAATTCCCCACGCGGATCGTACCGACCAAATTTTCGTACAACCAAAGTTTCTGAAACTTTCTACCGCAGAATCGGCCAAAAGCAACGGCATCAGTGGTGGCTGTCTCGAGTAGTCGAGTTCTACTTGCCTGACGCCTGACGGGCGCTGCGAACCGAGCTGAGCCGGCAACAGTGGTCGCGTAGCACGACCGCGTCACGGGACGTTAGCCACTTAGCCGGAAGCTCCGAGCCGTTTCTCTGGTCTGCCACCGGCACGTGGCGCCACGGCGACGAAGTTACAGGGCTCCACGCGCGCGGATGGGCGGTCGAACGATatctgcgggcggcggcgaccgaCCCTGATCCACGCCGATGGGGACCCGACACGGCGGCACGGGCGGCGAGCGAGGTCAAGGAGGAGGAACCGCCCGCGGCGCCGTACGCGCGTTCGCCCCCGGGGAAACGAAGCGGTCACGAACTCAACTCGGGTCCCTCTCCAAGAAAGAACTCAAGTCGGGCCAGGCCTCAGGCGATCCAGCGGCGCATTGTACAGTCCTATCGGCTTCGTACATCTCAAAAGTAGAACATGAGATTTTTTTGTACGTATTTACTGAACAAAAAAATAAAGTCGCACGACCTATCTCAACGCTCGGCCACTTGGCAGCTTCTGATGTTCCACGAGTCCGAAACCTGCGGTATTGGCCAGACGCCGGAGACCATGAGCCGCCGTATCGAGATTTCACGCAGTTCAGTAGACCCGAAATCTTTCAGCAGCTTCAGAATCTCTCCTCTGGACCACTGTTCAGGAACGTGCAGTGCAGGCACAGGATGCCCTGATACAGCAAGGCAAACGAGACGCGTAGGGCCGCACCAGGGAGGAAAGGGGGGCTGTTTCCAGGGCTACAGGCCAACACGACCAGCCAACTCGCGGCATGTTTGTCAGTCTGGCTGAGGTGGACGCCCGACAGGAACAGTCTGTTCTCCCACCAGCTCGACTCCGTCCAGGCACACACATGCCCCTGCCCGCCCTCCCACAAGTTGCTCAACAAACGAACAAATCATTTGCAGacgcaaaaagaaaaaaaaacatccACTCCAGAGCTCGGGATGGATTACCCAATTTCAACCTGCCAAACGGCCT
Coding sequences within it:
- the LOC112894646 gene encoding SUPPRESSOR OF GAMMA RESPONSE 1-like isoform X2, with amino-acid sequence MLWPGLPAGVKFDPSDLELLEHLEEKIGLGGSKPHVLIDEFIPTIDNDEGICYSHPENLPGMKTDGSNAHFFHRLSKSYNCGKRKRRRVISCSDNTVTDDHVRWHKTGRSKPIYDNGVKKGWKEIMVLYKSSQRGGKPDRAHWVMHQYHLGEEEDEKDGDLVVSKIFYQMPNKSTEVSGTETAYDEPDASASVIGPKTPKTNTPQPRHPNNSPCETEKNAFILQDQLLLQDEGEPTISIVSLEDDAVNPAWCAGAEEQQAVGGASRAQLNPDEPLLCREDPNSLNDEALFPLDYPILSQCRNEILDRNQNTFYGLPDLHNVDLGTPPDLQLGDLQFGSQESLGSWLDRI
- the LOC112894646 gene encoding SUPPRESSOR OF GAMMA RESPONSE 1-like isoform X1, with amino-acid sequence MARSWLITGRGIAKKIRYTAPSANHKISEFIAEARRECPNCSHVIDNSDVTMLWPGLPAGVKFDPSDLELLEHLEEKIGLGGSKPHVLIDEFIPTIDNDEGICYSHPENLPGMKTDGSNAHFFHRLSKSYNCGKRKRRRVISCSDNTVTDDHVRWHKTGRSKPIYDNGVKKGWKEIMVLYKSSQRGGKPDRAHWVMHQYHLGEEEDEKDGDLVVSKIFYQMPNKSTEVSGTETAYDEPDASASVIGPKTPKTNTPQPRHPNNSPCETEKNAFILQDQLLLQDEGEPTISIVSLEDDAVNPAWCAGAEEQQAVGGASRAQLNPDEPLLCREDPNSLNDEALFPLDYPILSQCRNEILDRNQNTFYGLPDLHNVDLGTPPDLQLGDLQFGSQESLGSWLDRI